CTGCTCTTCCCCTCTTTCAACCATTAGGTTGTCTCTGAGGCTGCCAATCCCAGGCACCCAACCCCTGAAGGAGAGCATGTGACATAAGTTGGCCAGGTCATCACATCTATCTGGACATGGTGATGTGGTAGAGGGCAGAGTGTGACTCAGACTGGGCCAAAGTCCTTCCCAGGAGTTTCGAGACTTGGAGATGGAGAATGGCTGCTCCCATTCTCTGCCAGGAAATGAATGCCATCAAGAGAGCTTGAGAGAATTAAGCagtagaagaaatggagaaatgccCTTGGAAGAAATTGATTCTATGTTTGCTATTCAGAAAGAGTGTATTTGTTAAAACCACCAGCCTACAGGTTTGACTTTGCTGAAAAGTCCTTCCCTGAACTCCGGAGATGGATCACTCTCTGGATCTCAGttagggtgaccaaccatcccaTTTTGCCAGGGACTGGGTGGTTTCCTGGGACATGGGAATTCTATTGCTAAAACAGGACAGTCTCAGGAAAACCAAGACAGTTGGTCACCCTAGCTCAGTTCCATATCTGTAAAAATGAGATTGGAGTAGGAAATTCTGCCAAACCCCGCATTTATGCAGACGTTGCCAATTGCTCTTGGCACTAATTCCTGTGAGTTTAGGTGTATCTTCACAATCCTTTGCAATATGGCCAGCTACTGTCAATCAGAATTGACAATATTTGCCATCCTTGGACTGTTTTTGACAAGCTGGCATTTTAAGGATGAAAATTTATTAAGGACAAACTTTGAGTCAAGGTCTGCCATAAATCCCATGTCAGACTCTCCAGATTGGGCTAAATAACTTTCCTAGAATTTGTGGATCTTGATCGCACATTTGGGTAAATATAGGGACTGGCATTaggagatatatgtgtgtgtgtgtgtgtgtgtgtgtgtgtgtgtgtgtgtgtatacatacatatatatatttcagcttGTTCTTTAgaaacttaaatttattgagtgctcattATGCGTTAGACGTATACAAAGGCTCTCACGCTAACACTGCGAGCTAGTGCCTGCATTTTGGAAACAAGCAAACGGAGGCTTAGAGGTCCAGTGCTTGTCTAAGGCCCCTGTCAGCAGGCAGGAGAGTTTAGTGAGATCCCATCTAGGACACGTCTGACAGCAACAGCTCCGACCTTCCCATCAAGATGCAGATTCAGTGGGATGCTTTGGTCTATTTCCACCTTTAGTCTTTGATGTGTACAACTTACACCCCTCCCCATCGGTTTAGGAACGTCAAGTCCCCAAGGACTTAAATTTCCTGTGTTCAAGACACAATTGCTCCGCGCTGCTGGGGAGCCCAAAAGTTCCAGAGAGTCAAAAGAAAGACCTGCATGGGCCTCTCCATCTCTAAGGACCGGGCAGATCCCCACAGAGCGGTGCACAGCGAGTGGCCCGTGGGCCCCCAAGGTGAAGAGGGCCGCCCTGCAGGAGCTCAGGTTTGCTGCAGCCCAACGGCCCCGCAAGCTGGAGGGCGACGCATGCGCGGCGCGGGTCGCGGAGTTGTGAATGGTGCGTTTTGTTTGCCGGAGTTTGGGGCGGGCGGGCGcgcgaggaggaggaggaggaggaggaggaggaggaggggtggggccgacgggggcggggccggcgggcTAGCGAGGTGGGAGGCGAGAGGAAGTGGCGGCGGCGGCTGGGGGCGGCGAGTGTTGGGTCCGCGCGGGCGGTAGGCAACGGCTGAGGCAGCTGCGACGGCGTGTGTTGGGCTCCAGCGGGCGGCCGCACCTCAGACTCCAGGGAGCGGGAGCCCACGCGGGCGGGCGCCTGAAACAAAGAGAAGCGAGAGTCAGGGCGCCGCGGGTGTGCGGTCAGTCGGTCAGCGCGGAGCCGGCCAGCGGGTGCCCGCGAAAGCACCGAGCCCGGCCGGCCGGCGCGGCCCAGGGCGGGAAGATGCCGCGCGTCGTGCCCGACCAGAGAAGCAAGTTCGAGAACGAGGAGTTCTTCAGGAAGCTGAGCCGCGAATGTGAGGTGAGGCGGGCGGGCGGCGCAGAGGCCGCGGCGCGCCCCGAGTGGGCCCGAGCGGAGAAAAGTTTGGGCGGCGCGGCCCCCGGAGTCCCGCGTCGGCGCGCCCGCGGAAGGGCAATCTCACCCGGCAGCCGTCTGCCCGCAGACTCTGCTTGCCCTTATCGGCGCCGCGCGGGGCGGGCGGGCGCGCAGGCGGCGCCGCGGATTTGGCTCCTGATTTCTGGCTGTCTGCCTTGCAGATTAAGTACACGGGCTTCAGGGACCGGCCCCACGAGGAGCGCCAGGCGCGCTTCCAGAACGCCTGCCGCGACGGCCGCTCGGAAATCGTAAGTCGGCGGGGCGGGGGGCCCGGGGCGTGAAGGCGCGCGCGTCACTTGTTGCGCTGGGGCCGCCGCGGCCCAGGCCGGTTCCGGACCGCGCTGCGGACTCCGCGGCTCCCGGAACTGAGCGGGCGCCGTCTCACTTCCTACTCGGGATTCAAAATGCGAAACCAGACACTGGCGGGCCGCGCGTCCTCCCGCTGAGACGCTTCCCTGTGGCCCTCGGCGGGTGGGTATGTTTCCCAGGCACGACTCGGCGGCTTGCCGCGAGTGGAACTCAAACCAGAGGccagctaaaaaagaaaaagttgtgtGTATGGGCAGTGACACGAGTGAAGGGTCAGGGTGTTTGTAAAGAAAACACTCAAGTTTCTGACTCCTGGGCGATAGTTTCTGAGACGCTAGATTTGTTGGTACATCTATGTGTGAAGCTCTCCACTCCCAGTATAGCTGAGAATACATCTTTACGCCAATGTTATGTATTGTTCTAATTGAGAATAAAAGCTCTTAAGGAACGTGCCCtgtcttttccttaaaatgttaaacctCAGGAGAATCAGAAAGAAACCATgctcgttttctttttcttttttcaaacctAAAAAAGCCCGTTGGTGCAGCGTGGATTTGCGAAAACCACATTTGATCTTGAGGTTGTGTTTTAGGCCGTGATTTAGGTGGTAGGTGCTTCTCCTCCACCAAACCTGATGTTAAAATTTTCAAGTGTTCTAGTGCCTCTCATCTCCTTTTGGTTTGTCCTATTGGAGTTGCTAATGCGGGAATGAAGAAGCCAAAGAGTGggtaggaagaaatgaaagaaaagttgattatttatttaaaaagaaatagttgaAGTACTGTATAATGGAATCCAGTTATCTACTCCATGAATTGGGCCCAGTGCATTTAAAGACTTGAAAGCGACAGTGCAGTTTGAATATGGGTTAACAATAGGAAGACATATTGGAACgtttatttctcccttctcctttctagagaatctacttatttttattgagacataaGTCATGTACCATAAAATTCTCCATTTTCATCACTAcgatcaaatttatttttaaagaatataaatatattgatatttcAAATGTAGGCTTTTTAGAATTGTAttacagaaaatgagaagattCTGGCCAAATTTACCAGGAGCTCTAGAATAGTTGGTTGTTACCGCATGTTCTGAAAGATCTTGGGACTTTAGCCCACTGCCAAGTTTCTTGAGTAGTTGTAATAGTTATTGAAAtgtgtgaaaaatatattttggttttggCACTGAGTGGTAGAAGAATCATTCATTAGTTGGCCCATTGATTTTATCATTCTTTGGGTTTCCTTTTGCAAAAGGTGGATGATATACCTAACCAGTGGATTTGCTAGAGGTAATTGATGTAAGTGTAAAAGATGAGGTGGAAAGTACTGTCAGGATTATTTGAAGctgagggttgttttttttggaaACCTAGTGAAGCATAGCTATTAGGATTTTTCTGTCGTATCAGACTTTATTACCTGTAATTATGAACTAGGAGTATAATTTAACCCACAGTATATCTGAATTGCTGTACTATAACATTGCTGTAATATTATAGCAGTATTATAGGTTGCTTGTATTTGTCATAAATTTCTTTCCAGAGATAAATCAGACAGACGTTCTAGGCCTTCCCCTCTTCCCAATATCTGATCCTACAAATTTTAATAAGTTCTTAATATCTAACAAGTATTAAAAGTTGAAGGTAGATAGAATTCTCTGTAAGATTGGCACTTAAGACAGCATATATGTCTTAATTTGTTAAGTAATGTAACTGTTTGTATTAGGGAAGGAGTTTAACATTTCCCCCTCTTTCTCATTTCCCCCCTTTAATTCAGTGTTCTCCACATTTAAATTATAGGATTCTTAGTTCCTAGAGGGTGGAGGCCACATTAATTCTGTGGTATATTCATTAATACATTCCTTTCTATGCAGGTACTTTGCACAGTGCCTTTTGCGTCATAGATACTTGATTAATTCAATTTAGAGGTTATTTAATTTAATGCCTAAAATTTATCTTTTGACATATGAACAGGCAGTGGCTTTTACTTATTTGGTTGTGGAAATGGATGTGGAAAAGGCATTCTTTGGCCTCTATTTTGACAGCagttatatacagtaaaatatatcCAGAGTTCCCAAAGCTATTCCCaacccttttttctcttttctttttattctgaataTCTCTTTAATGTATCATTTGAGGTTAATGAATTCAGATGTGATGTTAATGAATTTGTATTTAGATGTAAAACAATTTAAGGGCTGTGACGCTCATCTCTTCTTACCCAGACTCCCCATCATAGCATGAATAGAAGTGATGATGGGTGAGGGGTAAAATCTATTTGGTAAACTCTGATTCATTCCCTATGTGAGTTCTTGTAATAAAAGTGTTGGAGATGTCTTCAACGTTAAggattaataaaagaaaaaaatactaatgacAGGTATGGTGATTTTTGTAAGAgcagtaaaaattatattttaattctgaacATGGAAGGATAAAAGCTATGTTGGACTGGCACAAGGTGTgctgttttataatttatgaaaccTACAAAATACAATTGGGACAATCTGGaaattttacatatgaaataCTGATACTAGTGTAGcatttttgtatttcaaacaGAGTTTTCCCAACCGTTACCTATGTATTGGTATTCCACTAAAAAAAGAGTTCTgtggtcaaataaatttgggaaatgctaTTCTAGAATGATCTGTTTTTTATTACTTCTCCTGTCTCAGAGGGGTCTTGATGAGGTAAATGGGCATAAAGTGAAAGCAGGAAATATCTTCAGACAGGAGGTGAAGTCATGAGATCTGTAGACTGTCTTAGCACAGAGCTGATTTGGGGTACACTGGGGGGAGAAGGATTTGTTACTAGGTGAATACTGAAGAAACACACCTGGGAGATTTTGACATAGAGCATTCATTTTTCATGGGCTGAATCTCTTATCTGCCACCCCTCTGCTCTGAGAATTTCATTATCTAAGGGTGAAAAAGTTGGCTCTGTTCAgctcaaaattatttcttattttatttagcaaatacttaTATAGCATTTActtggcactgttctaagtaagcactttgcaaatattaattagtgagaaaactgaagtacagagttaagtaacttgcctcagGTCAAACAACCTAGGCAGTTTGCCTCCTCGGGTCTGTTTTTAATTTGAACTATTGTTGGTTCATTTTATTCacttgattgttttttaaacttatgCTAATAATGAGgtaagattattttaaagttaatattgtaATGACATTTATTCACTGTTCATATAAAATACCACAAGAAAGGGTATCTCAGTTGATTAAGGAAATGCCGTCAAAGATGTAGAGATTTAGCAGTTAGGTTGACAGTTGTACCTAATGGTACCAGTAATAGAAATAGGAAGTATAATTTTCACCTCTAAAGAATCTAAGCTGTTAATCATCAGGGGAACTAGTGGATAGTTGAGTCAGCTAATGGCTTTAAACAAATTGCCGAAAATGTGAACCCCTGGCTTTCAGATGAATACTCTGTGCTTGAAAGCATGCACGTTATGCTTTAGAactttaattcataaattaaaacaaaatcattctattttaattaggaaaagaaaacaaaaaaatttcaacaaagaagagtttacatttatatgatgaaaaatgtatttttctcaaaatgctttttacttattttttaatttcccttagGAAGAGGGAcagtgttatttccatttttacatgGGGGAAATATAGTTAATTTGCTCAGGGACTACAGAATGACATTTTATTGAAATGGTTTTAGATTATTCTGTCTGTTGAGCTGTGCCATCcaaatcatttataaataatagaTGAATACTCTTTTGTTATAGTTAAATCCAGTTATCCTAAAGTCAGATTTTAGAAAATgcgtatatttttttaatcacccaAGGTTTTAGAGAGAATGGGAAGTACTGTCGTGGTAATGTATGTTTATCATAAGTGAGGCGGTTCTGTGCATTTTTAACATGGACTTTAGAGCATAGTGTTTCCTTGAACAAGGgaaatcaagaaaaattaaaatggctcATTTACACAACTTTAAATTGTGGTatgctttaaaattcaaaatattcagaTCTTCAGTGATTTTCatatgtaagtttttaaattCAGGGATGGTTGCTTCTGGTTAGACATTAGCAATGCAAGATCCTAACGTCAGCAAAAAATGACCTGAAAGAAAGTATTGATTCCATGtcttgattttatatttaaacagcCAATGGCAAATGTCCTCAAAATGGAATCAGATGTTTGTAACTtaatacttaagaaaaatgatgagtgcatgttttttacttttaagtattCTTGGTGCTGCCTGGCTTAAGACAGAAActgatgtaaaaataaatgactgcCTGCATAATTTATGTAATGTCCTGCTCCTGATCCtgtttatattgatttttctaaaaggCTTTTGTGGCCACAGGAACCAATCTGTCTCTCCAGTTTTTTCCGGCCAGTTGGCAGGGAGAACAGCGACAAACACCTAGCCGGGAGTATGTCGACTTAGAAAGAGAAGCAGGCAAGGTAAGAA
The DNA window shown above is from Rhinolophus ferrumequinum isolate MPI-CBG mRhiFer1 chromosome 15, mRhiFer1_v1.p, whole genome shotgun sequence and carries:
- the CBFB gene encoding core-binding factor subunit beta isoform X2, with product MPRVVPDQRSKFENEEFFRKLSRECEIKYTGFRDRPHEERQARFQNACRDGRSEIAFVATGTNLSLQFFPASWQGEQRQTPSREYVDLEREAGKVYLKAPMILNGVCVIWKGWIDLQRLDGMGCLEFDEERAQQEDALAQQAFEEARRRTREFEDRDRSHREEMEVRVSQLLAVTGKKATRP
- the CBFB gene encoding core-binding factor subunit beta isoform X1, with the protein product MPRVVPDQRSKFENEEFFRKLSRECEIKYTGFRDRPHEERQARFQNACRDGRSEIAFVATGTNLSLQFFPASWQGEQRQTPSREYVDLEREAGKVYLKAPMILNGVCVIWKGWIDLQRLDGMGCLEFDEERAQQEDALAQQAFEEARRRTREFEDRDRSHREEMEARRQQDPSPGSNLGGGDDLKLR